DNA sequence from the Manduca sexta isolate Smith_Timp_Sample1 chromosome 25, JHU_Msex_v1.0, whole genome shotgun sequence genome:
GCGCgcggggcgggcggcggcgcgctgcaGCGTGTGTATGTACTGACCTGCTGGTGCGTGGCGGCGGCGCTGTGCGGCGGCACGGCGTGCACGGGCGCgcggggcgggcggcggcgcgctgcaGCGTGTGTATGTACTGACCTGCTGGTGCGTGGCGGCGGCGCTGTGCGGCGGCACGGCGTGCACGGGGCGCgcggggcgggcggcggcgcgctgcaGCGTGTGTATGTACTGACCTGCTGGTGCGTGGCGGCGGCGCTGTGCGGCGGCACGGCGTGCACGGGGCGCGccgggcgggcggcggcgcgctgcaGCGTGTGTATGTACTGACCTGCTGGTGCGTGGCGGCGGCGCTGTGCGGCGGCACGGCGTGCACGGGGCGCgcggggcgggcggcggcgcgctgcaGCGTGTGTATGTACTGACCTGCTGGTGCGTGGCGGCGGCGCTGTGCGGCGGCACGGCGTGCACGGGGCGCGccgggcgggcggcggcgcgctgcaGCGTGTGTATGTACTGACCTGCTGGTGCGTGGCGGCGGCGCTGTGCGGCGGCACGGCGTGCACGGGGCGCgcggggcgggcggcggcgcgctgcaGCGTGTGTATGTACTGACCTGCTGGTGCGTGGCGGCGGCGCTGTGCGGCGGCACGGCGTGCACGGGGCGCGccgggcgggcggcggcgcgctgcaGCGTGTGTATGTACTGACCTGCTGGTGCGTGGCGGCGGCGCTGTGCGGCGGCACGGCGTGCACGAGGGCGCGccgggcgggcggcggcgcgctgcaGCGTGTGTATGTACTGACCTGCTGGTGCGTGGCGGCGGCGCTGTGCGGCGGCACGGCGTGCACGGGGCGCGccgggcgggcggcggcgcgctgcaGCGTGTGTATGTACTGACCTGCTGGTGCGTGGCGGCGGCGCTGTGCGGCGGCACGGCGTGCACGGGGCGCGccgggcgggcggcggcgcgctgcaGCGTGTGTATGTACTGACCTGCTGGTGCGTGGCGGCGGCGCTGTGCGGCGGCACGGCGTGCACGGGGCGCgcggggcgggcggcggcgcgctgcaGTGACGCGCGCTTCACCGACACCATCAGCCACACGTCCTCCACGCGCTGCGCCACCTGCACATACACACGTAAACTTATCATCATTTTCTGACAtgactagtataatatataatgcaaatgtttgtgaaaatatttgattacttGTCAAATAAGAttatgtcctagattaacatacaTACTGTCTTTGCAATTACACACCTCCAAgagtcaaataatttaatttaagacaCGATGTGACCGTACCTGCGTGACCAAAGCCCTGGTCTCCTGGGTGGCGGATTGCATGAGCATGTCGCGGAACTGGTCCGGCGCGGTGAGGCCGAACGCCTGCGCGTCGTCGAGCAGCTTGTCGACGGCGATGAGTCCCGCCTCACCGGCGAGTATCTCGACGCCCGTCGCGCACCACTCGTTCGCCTGCGGGAACACTCATTGCAATCACTTTACTTCtttcattagtttttttttaataaatacttgtaCGCGCACCACTCGTTCGCCTACAACAACACTCGTAGCAACGATTGATTCTTCTTCTGTcattaattaagtttattttttaaataatcaccttagtccattgaaaagttacatttggggttgcgttttttagaggacgcaattttatttttttgaagtgtagggggggtcagtctaaagctaaaaccaagtttgtggggtcgccacccttgtcccacggccgccatcttcaaaataggggttgaaatggttttacgatgtatctcttaaatcatttatctgacaaaaaaatgtataaacattttttgttgcaaattaaattctctacaactttggtctagtaacttttgtcgtagaactataaataaaaaagttataagcgaaaatgttaagaaattcaatgttaagcaatgtccattgcaacgttatcagaacgtgtgtttataatgttcataatactttttggtactctcattaatacccaaatacccaaaggaccattagggaacaaaagaacatctgcctgctattattattattatttctaacctctcttattgtaagaatagctgataatattgtgttgaagttgtcgtaattaagttatttattagcatattgacttttaaaagtcttttataagtcaaaatgctaataaaaaaaaagtagttttcactaaagttaaaatcgtgtctaaaatcattcgaaatcgtcttcacaatcaaaaacagaataaaatacatccgctcgtacagaaatatgtagcacaactaaaagatataagttgaacgacaacttcaacacaatattatcagctattcttacaataagagaggttagaaataataataataatagcaggcagatgttcttttgttccctaatggtcccttgggtatttgggtattaatgagagtacaaaaaaaattatgaacctAATAAACACACgatctgatgacgttgcaatggacattgcttaacattgaatttcttaacattttcgcttataactttttatttatagttctacgacaaaagttactagaccaaagttgtagagaatttaatttgcaacaaaaatgtttatatattttttttgtcagataaatagtttaagagatatatcgtaaaaaccatttcaacccctagtttcaagatggcggccgtgggacaagggtggcgaccccacaaacttggttttagttttagactgaccccccctacacttcaaaaaaataaaattgcgtcctctaaaaaacgcaaggtaaggcctaaaaaatgtaacatttcaatggactacctgtaataatacaattatatactaaatatatagttttttaaatatatgcttATCACTACATAACTATTCGTTTTTCACAGCTTTGCTAGCGTGGAAATATGCGACTTGtttatcttacaaatataatgtacaaaactaatttttacTGTCTTATGATTGGAATATGAtgataatttgtaaatacaCCTATTTTCGCAAGCATAAACTTTATGCTTACACAAATATACCAACTAACATACCTTATCTATCCTGTCCATAAGTTCCCGCGCTTTAGCGAGAAGCAGATTtcgtttttgaattttttcgatAAGCAGGGCGCTCGTTCGTCGCAGTTCCTCGCATTTCGACTCTATGTGATCTACTGAGCTTAAAGGATCTTGCATTAAGGTTTCacctgtaaaaaataattgaaatcgttacaaaactaattttaactgcggaaaattatattacaagtgACGAGGTGTTTACTAATATTAGACCTTTGCGTCCGAATCCGTCTGTCATTCTGTGACGTATGTCGAAATATTGTTTGAAAGATTGTAagcaaaaaatttacattaactaTTGATTGATGACTTAATGTTTATTGCCGTATGACCTCACCAAAGTCAATCATCGTCAGAAGTCCcagatttaataacaaatacttcgacatcaaaataaatatatttggtaaaatactaaataaatattaccgtCATCAATGACTGCTGAAGCGGTGTCTAGATCACAGTTACAAATTTTCTCGAAATCGCTGGCCTCGGATATAAGGCTCTCGACGCGACTGGCTGTCTCTCCTACCTCCGTCATATCGCAAGCAGTCTTTAGATGGCCGTCTAAAGTAGCCTGCGATCAAAATAattgtgcaaaaatatttttttcatcgaCACATAACCGAATTCCAAACAgtacatactttttaatatttttaaattaagaagcaCGAACAttctttaattgaaaattataacccgaacggtattaaaaaaaaaaacgtttttttttcttctctttggCAGGTGCCAGTatacgaattaaaattataattgcacCTTCAATTAGATAAACAATCCCCACAAAACCTCATTATTAAGAAAAGaggaattaattttatctttatagtaCTGGCTGGTTTAAAAccaccaaaaaaaaacaataatgacataacctcaaaattataATGTGATAGTCTATTcacattgtttacatttaaaatgacaATGCAATCTGAAATTTGAATTGGCTTGAAAATGACAATGGAAATGGTATGTAATTTTCGTAAATGTAGAAAATCTCTTTCTACCCAAGCGTGGGTAACGACATGTTCACATGCATTTTGTGTTGAACACGGTAAGAAGGAATTTAAAAGAAACGTCGAGAATTCATTAACGTGTCCAGCATGCGGTACGGAACTGCGAGACAAATTTGATGTTATACAGGCTGATCTTAAACCAGGAGAGACATTCAAATCCATAGTATTAGCAGGAATGAAGCCCGATACAATCATGGACATAGCAATGAGAGCCATGTCGTTCTGGTCATATCAAGTTGAACAGGAGACGCTATATCAAGAAAGTGTAGCCAATCACAATAGAGAAAAACTGCAATGTATGGAGGAAATAAACACACTAAATATGCAAAAACTTAATGCGGAATTACAGACTTgcaaacgtaaaataatttcattgcaGTCGGAGTACAACAAAAAACGCAAGCAAGCGGAGGATTTAACAGCACAGTTAGAAGACAAAACTAGAAGAATACAGAAATTGCAATTTCAACTTGACGCACAAAAGCGGAAAGATATTCGAACGAATAACTTTGAAGAGGTTAACCTCAATCAGGATAAATGTATGGACATATCTGATTTAGTGGGTAAGAGGGCATCATCGGATGCTTTTGTTTTTCGACCAGCCAAAGACCCTAACGAATCTCGTCGATTATGTTCCCCGCAAACGCCCATGTTTGATTTTAGGAATAagaaaaaacaatcaaattttCAATTCAAGCCGATTCCTTCTtagtcattaaaaaataatgtagagtAAATGTAAATACCTGCATCTGtttaaagttcaataaaaatgttctaaACTTCAACCAGTGTTTTAGTTTCGTGGAATGTTTTTGCCAGAAGTTATCGAATTGTTTCTCAGTCTCTTCTAATTGTACCAACAACCTGAAACAATAGTAAATTTGGTGATTTACACAGTATTTTCATTAAATCTGATTTTGCAAAAATGAAAAGgtattaaagaatattatgatCCCACTATTGTTGAGTGTTAGAGCATAAAGTTTTACTAGCTCCGTAATGTAGGACAacataacatcaattaaaatgCTACCACGCATCTGGGACCTTGGACCCTGGTCTATTTTAACGACATTTCTACCCGGATTTCGAGACGTGCGTATGTGGGCCATGTCATGCTTTTACTAATACTTTAATGTTGTAGTGTTTACTTATGATCCTCCTGGCTTTATCTCACTTCAATGTGAAACATactttttatgtatgttataaaattgatttttgtttATCGGATACTTGCCTAACATCAATTCGCTTATGGCGAATTAATTCCCAGGCAATTAAGTAACATTTGACTAAATATGAAGatgtattatacaataaaatattgatattacctCTCCACAGCAGCGACGTGGCttataatgttataagtaaGATTTGGTTTCCGCACTTGCGCCAGCAACTCCTCGCCTTGCGTAGTCGCCGACGACAACTCActttttaaagctttataactGAAATCAAACAGTTCAACATATATttcagaacaaaaaaataaagtaaacattcgttatttatttagatcACAAGCATTGTgctcaaaatattataagaaataaagaataaaatgtattgtctCAAAACATGCACTCgctacataaaaaatcatacttCAATAATTGTTGAGTCAACACTTAATTTTGTGTTTGATTTCTTCCTATAAGCTTTACTTCGCTTAACATTAGGttcagtgaagccactttgctgaactaatataaaaaaataatataaataatattattgagcaacaaaaaaataaatagataccaCTATGTTATTTTACCTAGATTCCTGACAGTCTAATAATTCTTTGGTTTGTGTAGGGTCGTTGCCCATATCGCAGTCCACTATCTCGTGCATGAAGTCGTCCAGTTTGCTCGAGATCTCCTTCATCAGGACCGAGAATTTCTCTAACGCCTGAAATCAATTGCAATATAACATTAGAATATCAGATACGTTTAGTTTTATTAGTTCTGGTCAAACAAATTCAAGGAAAAAcatcattgtattatattttactagcttttgcccgcgactccgcccgcgttataaagtttttcgggctaaagttttccgttataaaagtcacgctatatattttcccgggagcctatgttcttcccagggtctcaaactgtctccataccaaatgttaTCCTAATaagttgggtagtttttgagtttaacacgttcgggcagaccgatgcagcgggggactttgttttatgatatatttttgtagaactttttaagaggaacaatcccgtcatacattattgttgcataactttaaccgtttacgcagcgcacgcaacagaagctctcaaaactaataaattgtccccgtttttgcattatgtttcattactgctccgctcctattggtcatagcgtgacgatatataacctatagcactccaggaacaaagggctatccaacacaaaaatattttttcagttcgaaccggtagttcctgagattagcgattactgctccgctcctattgggcatagcgtgatgatatatatatatagcctatagcattccaggaacaaagggctatcccacacaaaaagaattattcagttcaaactcctagtttctgagattagccattactgctctgctcctattggtcatagcgtgatgatatatagcctatagcacttcacgaacaaagggctatccaattcaaaatgatttttttagttcgaaccggtagttcctgagattagccattactgctctgctccgattgggtatagcgtgatgatatatagcctatagcactccacgaacaaaaggctatccaacgcaaaaataatttttcagtttggaccggtagttcctgagattagccattactgctccgctcttattgggtttagcgtgatgatatatagcctatagcactccacgaacaaagggctatccaacgcaaaaagattttttcagatcggaccggtagttcctgagattaggcattactgctccgctcctattgggtatagcgtgatgatatatagcctatagcactccacgaacatagggctatccaacgcaaaaagaatttttcagtttggaccggtagttcctgagattagcgcgttcaaacaaacaaacaaacaaactcttcagctttatataatagtatagatttacgcataataaatttcattcaacTTTCAAGTTAAATTGAAGatgataaattgtttttctttctttcttatctGGCGTCAAAGATCAGTACTATGAACATTATTTATagttagattttattataaagtatttttgtaatcgttctcagtattttatattggcGATCAGCACAATATAAAATGTCCCATTTTTCCACACAAAATTCAGTGCGCAAGGATCGACATCATTGAACGATAGAGCTTCTTGTGAACGCAGGCATTTGCCAAACGCGCATAAAATGTTGATAGCGCGATGTAGAATTATTTCCATATTTGGCCCCTAGATGGCGGTGTCAGTCAAGTGTTAAGAATAAGTACGatatcatattttgttataatttattaaacatatttaaaaaaaaaaaaattatcgatgaaaagaaaataaacgatTAAAGTCAATTGtgcatttagaaaatatttatttttaaaaccggAATTCATTCTTTGTCCTTTATAGTCACGCCACATATCCGCAAATATTGGAGCCAATACTCTAAGCGTTTACTTTGCATACTATTATGTTGTTCAAATATGAACCATACTTCGcgatatttgtatatttgaaaattgagGCAGTATTTATTGTCAACACGATCCCAAAATCCCCTTTGTTATCCTAGCAGGACAAAGTACACTAAACTTGATGAAACAGTGTAGTTAACATTTCTACCTCAAATGCAACATCAAGAGCCAAAACACGATACTACAGAACTAAAATTAGAAACATCTGatgaactaaaattattatgaataaattggattaagattttattcaaataacaaaAGGTTATCAAtcaaaaaaatgttactaaaacaTGACCAGTGATAGATGGTTTAACACTTGATAGAAACcagaattatgtatatttagtatCTAGTACAACTATATCAGCCTGTACTCACTATTCGCTGTTGTATCCATTCTGAGTGTGAATACTGTAATTCCCCACCGAGGTCAGGCGTCAGTTGCGACCTGTCGAAGTGGTCGTACAACTCCTCAACAGACGAGCACACTAGCACCTTGAACCTGAACTCTTCCTTGAACAGTTTGCTGCTCACTTCAGACAGCGCTTTCTGTAGGAAACTCGCTGGACGAAGGACATACACGGCGTGTATGATGCCCGGGAAAAATTCCTGGAAAACATAGTAATgggcatttaaaattttataataattaagccAATGAGAGATGAGAAAATTTATAACGTGGTGAAGGAAGAATTTGCTTTGTTTTTTGATGGAATTaagtgattaatattttataattagaaatacATTTAACGGTATATTATTGCGATAAAACAGTTGAGACAAAGTGTTTTgtaaatctttatataatatgtcaataacctactaataaacacaaaaacattgGAAATAGAATGTTACGATATTGTTCGTTAAATTGCACAAATTAATGTCAAGGCAGAGCGGTAAAAGGTCAAAGAAACTAATTCGATTAGCAATACTCACAGAGATCCTTAATAATACTGTTTTAACAGAATTCCATCTGTCCTTTCTTCGGTCTATAATTATATGGAAGCCCATATCAGCTTCTAATAATCTGGAATAAACAAAACACCTTCGTAAAACATCTATTGTCggtatagtaataatataacaatatcagtcctttattatatactatcccacagccggacacgggccttctctactacctactcttagtccacgacgctgacctagtgcgaattgacagacttcacatactttcaaaAGTATTTAAGAACACTTATTAGGTTATCAGGTTTCCATACGATATTTctttcaccgtcaaagcaagcgataattcacaaatattacacacatatctttagaaaagtcagaaatgCGTGACCTTGGCTTTTGAACCTGTGAAGATttgttttggcagtccgttccactcccaactaggctattgccgcttggCACTATGAACGGTAAGTTCACTATTTACAATACTATTATGTCACGATTTACGGCAACTGTTTCAAAGTCAGTGAACTAATATCGAAGTTAGAAATAGAATTATGTCTGCACTCTATATACCTATTTCGCTTGTTGTCAACATCAAAGTAGGTAGGACATTTATAACTTGGTAAACAAGTCGTAAATTCGCTTTCTATATGGAAGTCTAAACCGGTTTGTTTATTGGTTTCGATTTTGTAGCCCAGTTTCCAGTTATAACCATACTTGATATTGTTTTTGACACTTTAGTGTTCCGTATAGAGCCGTGTTTCAATTCGAAAGCGCCTTTATAGTTTTATCAATTCTTATAACTTAGTATAGTGTATTATCCAATAGCTTTTATTCGCGGCGATGCCATCTATTAtttcttcaaaaagaaaatgcCACGATGCATTTTTTCGAAATAACAGAAAACATACAGTCTATGAATGTGCACTATTATTATTCCATTCAGTGACCTAAGTAATTAACGCAAATATTCATATGTATCATTTACATAAATCAATAGCGGATAGAATACTTACGAGGGCACTGAAGTGAGGTAGAGCAGTAGCCGGCGGTACTCTGGCGCGGTGATGACGTGGAAGTTGTTGTTGTCGGGGAAGGTGATGAGCGGGCGGTGGTCGCGCGCCAGGCCGCCGGTCGCGAGCGCGTACTGCGGCAGCAGCAGCTCGCCCACCTGCCGGCCCTCGTCGCCGTCGCCGCCGCACCCATCGCACTCCGCTTCTGGACAAAACCACACAAACTTAAGGCTCATTTTTCAatcaacacacacacacacacacatcatcacgaatttatcctcgaaggggtatgcagaggtgcaaccagggcacccacttttcgccaagttccatatcgggcacaaattctaaactccgggccgatattgagcagaaaatcaATGAACAGAGaagattttatacatatttacatacataatattatgcctCTTTCTTTTTTCGAAGGTATACAGAGGTGTAATCAACACAATATGCCAGATATATTAGATTCCATGTAGGAAGCGAACGTATTGCCATTTACCGGGCACCATTTCGGACTCAGGGATGATACAGAGCAGAAACGCACTAAATCAACTTACGTGGtccgggtatcgaacccgaggTCTTAGCGCGGCTATCGTACCGCAATAGAACTACGCCTCCGAGAAACTCGCGGTAGCATAAAAATATCAGTGGGAACAAAAAGCATAACAAAAttgtctcacttttatattcagttagATCATATCATACtttgtcataatttttatattaaaaattcagtTCTAACCCCTAACATATGTGTAAGTTGTAGAGTTGCAGTAGCGTCTCTTTCCTTCTAACTAGAGCTTCTATTCATAACTATCTAGGGCATTTAAAGGTTAGTAGAGAGCCACTTCAAAGAGAACTTGAgctttttgaaataattttagaccaCGACCTATTATAagttaagtattttttgcacCCGCCTACTCATCCTTTTGTAAGTGCACTCCACATACATTTCACGATtgcgttatttttaaaacactttaGATGATCTATTAATTGTGAGCGAAGGGTGTTTGTGTCAtctgtgtaattttttatttgaaacaaaacatgCTCTGTACTATTTGAGGTAACAAAATTTTCTTGTTACTCTACGATATATCAATTAACTTTCCTATCACCTTGCGAAAGTAACCAGTGCATTATCAGTATGACATAGCGTAAATAAAACGTGAGTTATAAAGTGCACTCGAGCTCTGCAGGAGGCAATTGGCAGCTGCACTAACGAGCCAACTTCTCcgcttttgtttttgttagtcACGACTCACGTCGCGACGCCACGGCTGAGCACGTATATTAATGAAAAACTGTCTTTTGTGACCAATTATTtactactagctgacccgacagacgttgtcccgtcttaactatgaatttgcag
Encoded proteins:
- the LOC115441277 gene encoding guanine nucleotide exchange factor DBS isoform X4, whose product is MRIRFEVPNKLEITFGREAECDGCGGDGDEGRQVGELLLPQYALATGGLARDHRPLITFPDNNNFHVITAPEYRRLLLYLTSVPSLLEADMGFHIIIDRRKDRWNSVKTVLLRISEFFPGIIHAVYVLRPASFLQKALSEVSSKLFKEEFRFKVLVCSSVEELYDHFDRSQLTPDLGGELQYSHSEWIQQRIALEKFSVLMKEISSKLDDFMHEIVDCDMGNDPTQTKELLDCQESSYKALKSELSSATTQGEELLAQVRKPNLTYNIISHVAAVERLLVQLEETEKQFDNFWQKHSTKLKHWLKFRTFLLNFKQMQATLDGHLKTACDMTEVGETASRVESLISEASDFEKICNCDLDTASAVIDDGETLMQDPLSSVDHIESKCEELRRTSALLIEKIQKRNLLLAKARELMDRIDKANEWCATGVEILAGEAGLIAVDKLLDDAQAFGLTAPDQFRDMLMQSATQETRALVTQVAQRVEDVWLMVSVKRASLQRAAARPARPVHAVPPHSAAATHQQMETSGGSESSGGEDAEARRSRRGHVLAELLQTERVYVQELGSILTGYKEEIEKPENQHLLPPTLVGQADVLFGNLHELFTFHQDIFLKDLERSISATELVALCFVEKRETFFRLYSYYCQNIPRSERLRETLVDTHLFLQACQLRLGHKLPLAAYLLKPVQRITKYQLLLKDLLRYGECGSMTTGLQQALDCMLVVLKCVNDSMHQIAITGVPVDLSQQGELLMQGSFLVVSENKRDLRLRIRPRRRHIFLYEKAMLFCKPATKNSHNKATYHFKHDLLMSQIGLTESVKGDQRKFEVWRQGRAEVHTITASTVEVKRAWVERIKRVLLDQLKELKGERVRQYGAQHHRTLIQTSSWELGPGGPPRPQPPPANPARTASCDTHDEPCWSTDPSDDDDDEPEHAPAVGCALVALSDYTAVGPSEVSLREGQHAELLKVGCAGWWYVRLAAGHGEGWAPAAYLDQRKTSRSSSRSHDRLHDH
- the LOC115441277 gene encoding guanine nucleotide exchange factor DBS isoform X5; amino-acid sequence: MKFWKCSTKRGRRAAANEAECDGCGGDGDEGRQVGELLLPQYALATGGLARDHRPLITFPDNNNFHVITAPEYRRLLLYLTSVPSLLEADMGFHIIIDRRKDRWNSVKTVLLRISEFFPGIIHAVYVLRPASFLQKALSEVSSKLFKEEFRFKVLVCSSVEELYDHFDRSQLTPDLGGELQYSHSEWIQQRIALEKFSVLMKEISSKLDDFMHEIVDCDMGNDPTQTKELLDCQESSYKALKSELSSATTQGEELLAQVRKPNLTYNIISHVAAVERLLVQLEETEKQFDNFWQKHSTKLKHWLKFRTFLLNFKQMQATLDGHLKTACDMTEVGETASRVESLISEASDFEKICNCDLDTASAVIDDGETLMQDPLSSVDHIESKCEELRRTSALLIEKIQKRNLLLAKARELMDRIDKANEWCATGVEILAGEAGLIAVDKLLDDAQAFGLTAPDQFRDMLMQSATQETRALVTQVAQRVEDVWLMVSVKRASLQRAAARPARPVHAVPPHSAAATHQQMETSGGSESSGGEDAEARRSRRGHVLAELLQTERVYVQELGSILTGYKEEIEKPENQHLLPPTLVGQADVLFGNLHELFTFHQDIFLKDLERSISATELVALCFVEKRETFFRLYSYYCQNIPRSERLRETLVDTHLFLQACQLRLGHKLPLAAYLLKPVQRITKYQLLLKDLLRYGECGSMTTGLQQALDCMLVVLKCVNDSMHQIAITGVPVDLSQQGELLMQGSFLVVSENKRDLRLRIRPRRRHIFLYEKAMLFCKPATKNSHNKATYHFKHDLLMSQIGLTESVKGDQRKFEVWRQGRAEVHTITASTVEVKRAWVERIKRVLLDQLKELKGERVRQYGAQHHRTLIQTSSWELGPGGPPRPQPPPANPARTASCDTHDEPCWSTDPSDDDDDEPEHAPAVGCALVALSDYTAVGPSEVSLREGQHAELLKVGCAGWWYVRLAAGHGEGWAPAAYLDQRKTSRSSSRSHDRLHDH
- the LOC115441277 gene encoding guanine nucleotide exchange factor DBS isoform X6, which gives rise to MRIRFEVPNKLEITFGRAECDGCGGDGDEGRQVGELLLPQYALATGGLARDHRPLITFPDNNNFHVITAPEYRRLLLYLTSVPSLLEADMGFHIIIDRRKDRWNSVKTVLLRISEFFPGIIHAVYVLRPASFLQKALSEVSSKLFKEEFRFKVLVCSSVEELYDHFDRSQLTPDLGGELQYSHSEWIQQRIALEKFSVLMKEISSKLDDFMHEIVDCDMGNDPTQTKELLDCQESSYKALKSELSSATTQGEELLAQVRKPNLTYNIISHVAAVERLLVQLEETEKQFDNFWQKHSTKLKHWLKFRTFLLNFKQMQATLDGHLKTACDMTEVGETASRVESLISEASDFEKICNCDLDTASAVIDDGETLMQDPLSSVDHIESKCEELRRTSALLIEKIQKRNLLLAKARELMDRIDKANEWCATGVEILAGEAGLIAVDKLLDDAQAFGLTAPDQFRDMLMQSATQETRALVTQVAQRVEDVWLMVSVKRASLQRAAARPARPVHAVPPHSAAATHQQMETSGGSESSGGEDAEARRSRRGHVLAELLQTERVYVQELGSILTGYKEEIEKPENQHLLPPTLVGQADVLFGNLHELFTFHQDIFLKDLERSISATELVALCFVEKRETFFRLYSYYCQNIPRSERLRETLVDTHLFLQACQLRLGHKLPLAAYLLKPVQRITKYQLLLKDLLRYGECGSMTTGLQQALDCMLVVLKCVNDSMHQIAITGVPVDLSQQGELLMQGSFLVVSENKRDLRLRIRPRRRHIFLYEKAMLFCKPATKNSHNKATYHFKHDLLMSQIGLTESVKGDQRKFEVWRQGRAEVHTITASTVEVKRAWVERIKRVLLDQLKELKGERVRQYGAQHHRTLIQTSSWELGPGGPPRPQPPPANPARTASCDTHDEPCWSTDPSDDDDDEPEHAPAVGCALVALSDYTAVGPSEVSLREGQHAELLKVGCAGWWYVRLAAGHGEGWAPAAYLDQRKTSRSSSRSHDRLHDH